The following is a genomic window from Chryseobacterium ginsenosidimutans.
ATGAGAATCCAAGGCAGATTGCACGAAGGCTTCATATGGCGAATACAGATTGGTATTCGATTAAGAAAAATTCTGTTCAAAGTTATTGGGAAGCTATAAAATCTGGAAATTTCGGAACAAAAGCTTTGAATGAATGGAAAAGAATGGAAGCAATGGATGTAAGTGATGTCTATTATGATAAATTTTTAATCAACGGACAACCAAGCTCGGATTATTCAAATTTAAAAGCAGGAGATAAAGTTCGGTTGAGAATTGCCAACGGAGGTTCTTCAACTTATTTTTGGCTAAATTTCGGTGGCGGCAAGATAAAAGTCGTTGCAAATGACGGAAATGATGTTGTTCCTGTGGAAGTGGATCGTTTAATTGTTGGTATTTCAGAAACTTATGATATTGAAGTAACAATTCCAGAGAATAAAAGTTTTGAATTTCGTGCGACTTCAGAAGATAGAATTGGTCATGCTTCACTTTGGCTGGGTTCAGGGGAAAAAGTAGAAGCTCCGAATTTACCAAGATTAAAGCTTTTTGAAGGTATGAAAATGATGAACGGTATGATGGAAATTAGCGGAAATATGAAGCCTATGAACATGGTAATGGGAAATCAAATGATGGATATGAATGAAGTCATGTATCCCGAACTTAGTGAAAGCCAGCGAAAAATGACGATGAATCATATGAACGAAATGATGGGAATTAAACCTAAAGATTCTGGTAAAGAAGATCACTCCAATCATTCGGGGATGGATATGAATGAGGAAAAAACAATTAAAAGATTGTCTTATAATATGTTGAAATCTCCGGAAAAAACCATTCTTCCAACGGAAAATATAAGAGAAATTAAATTTACTCTTGAAGGTAATATGAACCATTACCTGTGGACTTTAGATAATAAAACCGTTACGGAAACAGATAAAATTTTAATTAAAAAAGGAGAGATTGTGAGAATTACGATGTACAATAATTCAATGATGCGTCATCCTATGCATCTTCACGGTCACGATTTTAGACTTATCAACTCTAAAGGAGAATATTCGCCGCTGAAAAATGTGGTAGATATTATGCCGATGGAAACCAATACGATAGAATTTGCTGCAAACCAAGATGGTGACTGGTTTTTTCATTGTCATATCTTATATCACATGATGGCGGGAATGGGAAGAATTTTTAGCTATGAAAATTCAGCGCCGAATCCGCAGCTTCCGAATAGAAAACTTGCCTGGAAAGACTTTTTGAAAGACAACAGAATGGTAAGTTCAATGGCAATGCTGGATATTGCAAGCAATAAAATTCATGCTGAAACAATGACGATGTTTGGTCCGAGATGGGCAAATTTAAATGAATTTCATTCAAATTGGGATTTTAATCATTTTGACGGAAATTTTAAGTTAGGAAGGTTTTTAGGCAAATTTCAATGGGCTTTACCATATGCAGGTTTCAGAATTCAAAATAATCATGAAATAATGGAACGGAAAATGACGGAAGAAATGGGTGACGACTTTCACGGAAAGAAAACATGGTTCGGACAGCAAAAAGCTTCTAAGAATAAAGCGGCTTTCATTGTTGGGATGCAATATCTTCTGCCGATGCTCATAACAGCCGACGCAAGTGTTGATCAAAATGGTAAAGTTTTATTCGAGTTAAGTAGGGAAGATATTCCGCTTTCCAGGAGATTGAGAGGAAATTTCAGTGTGAATTCTGACGGTGAATTTAAATCCGGATTACGATATATTATACAGAAATATATTTCAGTTTCGGGTAATTATGACAATGAAATGGGATGGGGAGCCGGAATTACTTTGACATATTAATAAAAAAAAGGAATTCAATTGAATTCCTTTTTTTTATTGCTGAAATTCAATTATTTTAAATTTTTCAATTCGTTCAGTAATTGACTTTGTGTTTTGATAAGATTATTTAAACTGTCTGTTTCCAGAGGATGTGTTTCCTGATAATTTTCGATTTCGGGAAGAGTTTTTTTGATTTTATAAGCATCATAAAAAGAATTAAGTTTTATAAAATTAAGATTTATTTGAATCTTTAATTCATTCAATTTATTGATTTTAATATCATATTTTTCTGAGCTGTTCTTTAAAAGATTTAAGATTTCTTTTTGTAAAGTAGAATCCATAATATTTTTTGCCCTTCTTTCAGCATCGGAATAATAATTTGCAGATGATTTTGTAATGTCATCATAAAGATCTTTTATGATTTGACTGTCATTCTGCAATGATAAAAACCTTTTGTTAAAATTTGTGAGCTTTTCATCATTTTTAATTTTCTCATTATATATTCTGTCAATTATTGCTTCAGATCTACCTATTCGTTTTAAAGAAAAGCTTGATTCTGTATTTTTTGTAGCTTGCTCAACAATATCCTTATTGGCAGGTTTATTTTCTTGGCAAGAAATCAGTAATAAAAATAAGATGGATGTAAGAATTGTTTTTTTCATAATATTTATAGTGAAGATACTCTAAAATTGTTACAAAAAAGCGGAACCTGAAAATCAAGCTCCGCCTAGTAAATTTTACGTTAAAATTTTATTTACCCAAATAAGATTTCAAAATCTTACTTCTGGTATTGTGTTTCAATCTCTTGATCGCTTTTTCTTTGATCTGACGAACTCTCTCTCTCGTAAGGTCGAAAGTTTCACCGATTTCTTCTAAAGTCATTGGATGTTTTCCATTCAATCCGAAGTATAATCTTACCAAATCAGCCTCTCTTGGCGTTAAAGTATTTAATGCTCTTTCGATCTCAATTTGTAGAGATTCAAGCATTAAATCTTTATCAGGACTTGGAGATTCTCCTGAACGTAATACATCATAAAGATTAGAATCTTCACCTTCTACCAAAGGCGCATCCATAGACAAATGTCTTCCGGAATTTTTCATAGATTCTTTAATATCTTCCTCGCTCATATCAAGAACTTCGGCCAATTCTTCAGGAGAAGGAGGTCTTTCGTTTTCTTGTTCTAAGTGGGCATATGCTTTATTGATCTTGTTGATAGAACCGATTTTGTTCAATGGCAATCTTACAATTCTTGACTGTTCTGCCAAAGCCTGTAAAATCGACTGACGAATCCACCAAACTGCGTAAGAGATAAATTTGAAACCTCTCGTTTCATCATACCTTTTTGCCGCCTTCATCAGTCCTAAGTTACCTTCATTAATTAAATCGGGTAAAGAAAGACCTTGATTTTGGTATTGTTTAGATACTGATACTACGAAACGAAGGTTGGCTTTAATTAATTTCTCTAGTGCTGCTCTGTCGCCTGCACGAATTCTTTGTGCCAAATCTACCTCTTCGTCCGCAGTGATTAGTTCCACTTTACCAATTTCCTGCAAATACTTGTCTAATGAAGCAGTTTCCCTGTTGGTTACCTGCTTAGTGATTTTTAATTGTCTCATCTATTTTATCCTCAAAAAGAGTTTATACTACATTATACGTTTGAACAGGTAAAAAGGTTACACAAGTTTTCAATAATTTTATTTAATTAAGTTGAGATTGACAAAAATAGTTGTAAATTATCGGTCTCAAGTCGCAGAATGGTGATTTTTTACACTTAATATAAACGTAAATTATTCTTAAAAACAAAAAAAGCGAAACAAAGGTTCCGCTTATATCATTAAAGGTAAATAATTTTAGAAAAGATCATTCAACAATTTTGAAAGTCTCAAACCTCCGTAAAGAAGCTGTCTTTCTACTGTATCATTGAATTTATACTGATAATCGTATGCCAATTTTGAATCATTTGGAGTTTGTGCGTAGATTTTATTTGCAATTTTATGAGAATCATACAACCAATCTTCCAATGTTCCTTTCTGAATTTGTTTTACCTCTTCATCAGATTTAATATCTAATAATTTAGAATATTCAGTATAACTGTATTTTTGAGAATCTATTAATTTACCATCCCAAACAGAGTGTAAATTTGTTTTTTCTCCAAAATAAGTGACATTAATTTTATTTCCGCCTAAATCTTCAGCTCTTCCAACATGTAGAGGCTGTGCCAAGTCTCCCATAATGTGAATAAGGAAGATCAAAGCTATTTTTCTGTCTTTTTCAGAAGTTTTTTCATCTTTAATCTGGCTCGACAATGTTTTAATTTGAGTATATAAACTCGGACCTGCCTGAGCTTTTAATTTTTCTTCAAAAGCCTTAAAGTCAGTTTGAGGATCAATGTTTACGTAATGCCAAGCGGAAGCTTCTTTCCAGGCACCTGTTGTATCAGATTTGATGAAATCCGGCCAGTTTGCCCAATAAGCGAGGCGTTCTTTGCCCATAATCTTTTTAATTTCTCTTCTTGCCTTTCCGGAAAGATGATTTTCTGCGATTTCTGCAATAATTCTGTGCCCCGTTAATCCCCATGCATATGAATAAAGCGAAGATGTAATGAATGCTAAAATCAGAATTTTAGAATAAATACTTTTCATTATAATAACATTTTCAGGATGCAAAGATAAGGTTAATTTGAAGTTGAATATAAAGTTAAATAAAGGATTTAAAAATTTAACTAAATCTTAAAATTTGGTTTAAATTATACATTCTCATTAATTTAAAAATGCTTTTAAGTATAAAATTCTATATTTTTACTATTTACGCTTTATATTATTCTTTTTAGTAACAATAAATTAGTATTTTTAAAATAAAATTAGTGGTAATATTTTTTCAGTAATTTGAGATATATTACTTTTACAAGTCAAAATCACAGGAAAAACCATGTATGAGAATAATATTGTAGATATGAATTACAATAAACTGCAGACAGATTTCAAGGCTGAAGCTGTGGCAGTCAACCTTCTGAAATATCATAGAGCGGTAAGTAATATTTTTATTGAACGGATCGGGATCAATGATCGTGCTTATTTAAAGGATATTAAAAGTATTTCGAGCAATTATTTAGGTTTTGATGAAGAAGTATTTACGATAGAAACCTATAGAGAAGGTATTTACGATTATCTTCCTGAGGGCTTGTTTCATCCGCCTTCATTGGGAGCTTCCAGAAAAAATGTGGATACAGTTGTCCGTGAAATCCGTAAACAGAAACAAGTAGAAGAGGATGCAAGGAAGTTTTTCAGACCATTTGAGCTGGAAATATTTTTCACCGAAATTAGTGCTTTGCTTAAAGAATTTGATTTTGAAATCTCAAGTGATACAGATTCTTTGCTGGATACAGTAAGTGATCTTTGGCCTTTAATTAATATGCTCGACAAACAAAATGCCTATATTTTCATTTATATTTTACCATTTTTTCACCAGATAAGAGGTGATAAAAAATGGTTTGAAAGATGTATAAGTGCATTTCTTCAGGTTCCGGTTGAGATTACTTTTTCCCCGAATATTGTTGACGGGTTAGAAGAGGAAAATGATTCTATGCTGTTGGGAAACTCCAGATTGGGAGTGACTTACATTCCAAGTGGAAGACATATGGACGGTCAGAGAAACTGGGTAGTCAACATCGGACCGATTCCTTATTCGGATATGAAGAAATATATCGTTGGCAATCCGTTCCGAAAAGTTCTTCAGGCCTTATATGACTATTTTTTACCTGTAAGTGTTGACGTTGAGGAGAATTTTATTACAGAAAAAAAAGAATATTCTTTTGCTCTGGAAGATGATGAAAGAAATACAAACAGGCTTGGTTACTCTACATTCCTGTGAAAATTTTTAACTATATTTACATTCACCAAGAAAAATATTAATTCGAAAAAAGACAGATGGAAATTTCTTCAGTAAAAGGGATCTTTTTAAGGTATATTTTAATGCCTTTATTTGCGGTAATCATGATGGTAATTTTAGGTATTATCAGAAGAAATAAACCTGCCATTAAGATCAAAACTATTATTATATATGTTCTGCTTTGCAGTTTGTGCCTTGCAATTCCTGGGATTTTTGGTTTTGCAGGAAATCTTTTTAATCCATACTGGTACCTTATTGCGCAGATTGTTTACCTTATTTTAGGGATTATTCATGTTAATTTATCAGACAGATATTTTAAAAAACATTTTAGTTCTCTTACAAAAAGCATTTTGTTTGAATCTGTACTTTCATTGACGTGCATTGGTTTCGGAGGGTATCTTTTTTACCTGATTTTCAACTGGATGAGTAAAGGAACCGGTTATGCAATTATGTCTGCAACGAGTATACTTGTTTTTTTGGTTCCGCTAGTTTTTCATTATTGTTATATACAGTTAATCAGTATTCCTGTTGATATTTATAAAACCTGGAAATATTCACCGGATCAAAAGCTTCCTGATTTTGAAGGGGCAGATTTTGACAGATTAATGGTTCTAAATGTAGAATTAAGCAAGAACTTGGAAGATACAAACCGATTCCGAATTAAGGCTAAAACACTTCCTACAGGTGTAACTTTCGGAGATTGGTTTTATAGAGTAGTTGATGATTATAATCATAAAAACCCGAACTCGATTATTCATCTTTCAGATGAAGCAAAAGATCCTTATTATTGGATTTTTTATACAAAAAAGTCATTTTTCAGCTTTAGAAAGTATATTGATTTCGATCAGGATATTACACAAAATAATGTTGCAGAAAACGATGTTGTCATTTGTAAAAGAGTGATTCAGCATGAGGAAGAAGGAGTAAGAAAAGCACAATCACACACAGTTTAAAAATATAGAATATGATACAGCCTATTAAACATTTTGCAATTAATTGGGTTGATGGGATGAAGGTTTCCCAGAGACATCTTAACGATCAGGATAATTTTTTAATTGATACCATCAGAGATTCCAACTCATTGGTGATCACTACATATAATTACGGGCTTTTACCTATTTCAAACGAATTCACAGACAGGACGATTTTTGATGTTCATAATACGGCAACAAATGATGTTCAGTTGGTGATAAAGCATTGTAGTGCAGTCACTTTGGCAGGTTACAGAATCGAATTGAATGATAGGAGAGTAAGCGTAAAATCATTGGCAAAATCAATGCATGAAGAGCAGGCTGATGGAGAATATTACATTTTAATTTCCGTAAATCCGTTTGATAAAGTACCTTTCGGAGACATTGATCCTGAAGAAATTCCGCCGCGTCACCCGAATACACAATCTAATCACCACATTGAGCTGCTTCCTGTAACTTCTTTAAACAGCAGTTATTCAGGAGGAAATTATCTGATCATCGGAAAAGTAGATTTAAAAGGAAATATTGCACAGGTAGATTCTAATTTTATTCCACCGTGTACATCGATTCAAAGTCATCCGGCGTTGTTGGATTATTACAACAGCTTTGCAAAATCTATCGGCAATTTACAGCAATATGCTTTTAAAATTATTCAAAAAACATCGCATAAAAATCAAAACACAGCTTTGGCTCAGAATGTTAAGTTTTTGTGTAATACAATGGTGACAACTTTTGGAGATATGTATTTCCAATTTAGAAATATCACACCTTATCAACCGCCGGTATTTTTAATCGAATCTTTTGCAAAGCTAGCACTTCGTTTATATAATGCGACTCAGGTTCTTATTCCTGCCGAATTGGAAGAAATGTTGAATTACAGCTTAGAATGGAGCGAAATAGCACCTCATACTTTATTGAACCAGCTTTCTATTGTTGCAGAAACGAACTATGATCATCATAATTGCGGAGAACCTTTCATTTATATTCAGCAGATGCTGAGAAGTTTAGAAACTATTTTCTCTAAATTGAGCGAACTTGATTACATCGGTCAGAGAAAAGAAAATATTATCGTTAATGAACAGGAGGTTTCAAACAACAACAATCCGAAAAGAGGTTGGAGTGTTTTAGATTAATCGAACATCAACTTAAAATTTAAATCCCGTTATCTTAATTTCGGGATTTTTTGTGTAAAATTGTTTTAGTTAAATATACTTATCAATTAAAAATGAATACTGATAAAATAAGAGATGATATAAAGGGCCTGTCAGACGGAAAAATATTCCTAAACAATGCAGGTTCTTCATTAATGCCAACAGCAGTTGTTGATTCCATGATTGATTATTTGCATCAGGAAGAACAATTGGGAGGGTATGAAGTTGCGAACAGAAATTCAGAATTGTTAGAACAATTTTACGATGAAGCAGCAAAATTAATCAACTGCAAATCTTCCAACATTGCTTTTGCCACCAGTGCCACTGAGGCTTTTGCAAAGGCTTTGTCAAGTATTATTTTCAAGGAAGGAGATGTAGTTATTACAACAGTTGACGATTATATTTCTAATCAGATTACATTTATTTCATTACAGAAAAAATTAAATGTAAAAATCGTAAGAGTCAAAAACCTTTCTGATAACGAACTTGATCTTGAAGATCTGGAAAACTTAATTAAAGAACATAATCCGAAATTAGTTGCAGTTACTCATATTCCGACAAATTCAGGATTGATTCAAAATGTAGAAGGAGTCGGGAAAATCTGTAAACAATATGATGTTTTATATTTGGTTGATGCCTGTCAGTCAGTTGGTCAAATGGCAGTTGATGTTGAAAAAATCGGTTGTGATTTCCTGACAGCAACAGGAAGAAAATTTATGCGTGGGCCGAGAGGAACAGGATTTTTATATGTTTCGGACAGAGTTTTAGAACAAAATTATGCCCCTTTATTATTAGATATGAGAGGTGCAAACTGGACGGAATATAATGATTATGAATTGTTTAAAACTGCAAAAAGGTTTGAGCATTGGGAAATTTCTTACGCTTCTTTGCTTGGTTTTACGGAAGCTTTGAAATATGCAAACGATATAGGATTATCCAATATTGAAGATTATAACAGAAAATTATCAGAAAAATTAAGGAAAAATATTCAAAATATTGGCTTCAAAATTTGGGATCAGGGAAATAATCTGAGCAGTATCATTACTTTTTCAGGTTCCGACGGAGATCTTGAAAATATCCAAAAAGTTTTGAAAGAGAATAACATATTCTTTTCTGTAGCGTATAAAAATTCAGCTTTAATTGATTTTACGAATAAAAATATTCATGGAATTGTGAGATTGTCACCACATTATTTCAATACATTGGAAGAAATTGAAAAAGTTTCCGAAATTTTGAAAAACAGTTTATAATATTTTGAGCCATTAAAATAAAATCTTAATGGCTCAAAAAATAAAGTTATTTCTTTACCAATATTTTTTCTGTAGCTTTTCTACTCAAAATTTCTTGTTTTCCGGCTACTTCAATAGTGACAGATTTATCAAAACTTTCAATTTTGATGATTTTGATTTTAGTATTTAAAAGTAATTTTCTTTCCGTTAAATAATTCAGAAAAGCATCGTCAGAAAGGGTAACAGATGCAAAAATAACCGTTTCACCAACTATACAGTTGCTTAATCTCTGTAAATCTTGGGCAATAATATTTCCGTCTTTATCAGGAATCGGTTCACCGTGGGGATCAAATTTTGGATAATCAAGAATTTCATCCATTTTATCAAAGAAAATAGTGGAATGGACGTGCTCTAGCTGCTCCGCAATTTCGTGTACATTTTCCCACCCGAAATTCATTTTTTTTACTAAAAACATTTCAGTAAGCCTATGTTTTCTTACGACTAAAGCAGCTTCACATCTTCCTTTTTCTGTGACAATCAGTGGCTTATAAGATTCATAAATCACCCAGCTTTTCTCTGCGAATTTCTTCATCATATTATTAACGCTTGGCATTTTTACGTTTAAAAATTTGCTCAATTCGTTAATCGTCACTTTTCCTTCATTGTCAACTAAATGAAACAAAGCCTTCAGATAATTCTCTTCTGTTAATGTTGTTCTCAAAATGTTAGATGATTTCAATTACAAATCTAACAAAATATTATTAATAATTTATGCTCGTTAGGTGAACTTTTTTTAATTTTGCCCTATGAAATTTTCATTCAAAAACGACTATTCAGAAGGTTGTCACCCTAATATTTTGCAGGCTCTTTTACAAGATAATATTGATCAGCAGGCAGGCTATGGAGAAGATGAGTATTCTCTAAAAGCAAAGAAATCAATCAAAGAGAAGATAAAAAATCCAAATTCAGATATTTATTTTGTTTCCGGGGGAACGCAGGCAAACTTAATTGTAATTTCTTCAATATTAAGACCTTATCAATGTGCAGTTTCTGCCTCGACGGGGCATATTTTAAATAATGAAACCGGAGCTATTGAAGCTACAGGACATAAAATTTTAAGCATAGAAAAAGAAGACGGAAAATTGACTCCGGCGGATATTATCCCTGTGTTGGACAGTCATAGAAATGTTCCTCATCAGGTAATGCCGAAGTTGGTTTATATTTCAAATTCTACGGAGTTGGGAACAATCTATACATTGAAAGAATTAGAAGAACTTTCGAGCTTCTGCAAAGAAAACAGTCTTTATCTTTTCATGGATGGAGCTAGAATAGGGCATGGTCTGACTTCTGAAATCAGTGATCTGACGTTAGAAAAAGTTGCTGAATTAACCGATGTTTTCTATTTAGGCGGAACTAAAAACGGGGCTTTGATCGGAGAAGCAATTGTTATTAATAATCAGGAACTTCAACAGGATTTTGCTTTTAATATCAAACAGAAAGGGGCATTGCTGGCTAAAGGAAGATTGCTTGGAATTCAGTTTTTAGAATTAATGAAAAATGATCTGTATTTTGATCTGGCAAAACATGCGAATCAGCAGGCAATGAAAATGAAAAATGCAATGAAAGAAAGGGGAGTACAGTTTCTTTCTGATACCTATACCAATCAGATTTTCCCGATTTTGAAAAATGATATAATCGAAAAATTGTCTGAAAAGTTTGAATTTTATGTCTGGAAAAAAATTGATGATAATTTTTCTGCTATTCGTCTCATTACATCATGGAATACAGGAGATGAACCGGTAAATGACTTTATTGAAATTATTAAAGATCAATTATAAAAAGAAAACAGCCTATAATCAGGCTATTTTTTTATTTTGGGTTCTATTAAAATAAGTCAAAAAATAGTGATTTATTTATTTTCTTTATTCAAAGCTTTTGAAACTATTTTACAATCAGCTACCTTCAAATTTCTTCCACCTGTATATTTAATGTTCTTTTCATTGGCATATTTTGTTCCGGTTTCAGCATCTCTTTCTCCGATACCTTCACTCAGACCATCTTTCGTCTGTAAAAAATAAATATCATTTTTATTTCCGGCTACACCTTCTGAAGAAAATTCATAAGTCAATTTAAGTGTATCTCCGGATTTAAAACCAGATAAATCCCCTTTATTATTGTCCTTTTCACTGTTTTTAGTTGCCATTTTTCCGGTAATGGTTCCCAAATTATCATCAATGCTTACAAAAACAGTATCTTTTCCTGCTATTCCCATGTAACAGAAAGATTTTGCACCAAGCGTATCAAGTACTTTTTCTGCCGTTACTGTTGTATCAACAGGAGCTGTTTCAGTAACCGAAGCTTCTGCCTTTTTATTGCAATTTAGCAAGAAAACAGAAAATGAACTCAGTAAGATTAATTTTTTCATATCCTTATTATTTAATTTAATCAATTTCGATAATGCTAAAATAATAATAGTATTTCTATATGAAAATAAATTTAATGTAAATAAAGAATAAATTTTCACTTTAAGATAAATTGATTTAATTTCCTAATCGCTGAGAATCCGTTTAAAATTTTATTTCCGAATCATTTCCCGTATAACATAAAATGAAAAGGACAGAAATTAACAATTGAATTTAGGATTCACAGTTCTTTAAAGTTTTAGGCAACCCCGAAAACCTCTTGCTGCATAATAAGAGTCTGCACCATTATGATATAAGAAAACGGTATTGTAACGACGGTCACAAAAAACAGCGCCTCCCAATTCCCGTATATGTGCAGGAGTTTTTACCCAACTGGAAGTCTTCAGATCAAACTTTCCTAATTCCTGAAGTCGGTGGTATTGCTCCTCTGTCAAAAGTTCAATTCCCATTTCTAAGGCTTTATCGATAACATTACTTTCAGGCTTATTGGCTTTTCGGGCATTCCAGGCTTGATAATCATAACAAAGACTTCTTCTTTTTGGACTTTCCGATGAACAGTCGAAGAAAATATATTCATCAGTTTCTTTGTTATAGTCTACAACATCAGGTTCACCTTCAGTTTTTTCCATTTCGTTTAAAGACCAAAGTTTTTCAGGATGCTTTTCTAATTTTGTCTGAATTTTTTCCCAATCCAGATCTTTATGACGGTTTATGTTTTTTTCAAAACGGGCTTTTAAAACTTTTAAAAGTTCTTCATTTTCTTCCGTGGTCAATTTGTTTTTAATCATATTAATTTTATTTGAATGGTGAATTATTTTAAAATTTTCCGTTCTGCAGGTCTAAAATACCAAGAAATGATCACTAAAATAAGCAATAAAACGGCAGGTAGAATTTTGCTAATTGGATCATTAACAATAATATGTGAAATAATAGCACCCGACATTATAAAGAAAAATCCTGCATATGCC
Proteins encoded in this region:
- a CDS encoding multicopper oxidase domain-containing protein; translated protein: MKKLILFLMLLLFVFSFSQTTKKFYTCPMHPEITLDKPGKCPKCGMDLVEKENENHQTIENQGERNPVLKKNSENGKISFTGKTVRYDLYVKDTIVNFTGRNRRAIAVNGRLQAPTLYFTEGDTAEIYLHNMLKENTGFHWHGVILPNENDGVPYLTTKPVEPGETHLYKFRISQNGTYWYHSHEGLQEQIGMNGMLVFNKRDGEPKVNYTKEIPVLLGDWSDENPRQIARRLHMANTDWYSIKKNSVQSYWEAIKSGNFGTKALNEWKRMEAMDVSDVYYDKFLINGQPSSDYSNLKAGDKVRLRIANGGSSTYFWLNFGGGKIKVVANDGNDVVPVEVDRLIVGISETYDIEVTIPENKSFEFRATSEDRIGHASLWLGSGEKVEAPNLPRLKLFEGMKMMNGMMEISGNMKPMNMVMGNQMMDMNEVMYPELSESQRKMTMNHMNEMMGIKPKDSGKEDHSNHSGMDMNEEKTIKRLSYNMLKSPEKTILPTENIREIKFTLEGNMNHYLWTLDNKTVTETDKILIKKGEIVRITMYNNSMMRHPMHLHGHDFRLINSKGEYSPLKNVVDIMPMETNTIEFAANQDGDWFFHCHILYHMMAGMGRIFSYENSAPNPQLPNRKLAWKDFLKDNRMVSSMAMLDIASNKIHAETMTMFGPRWANLNEFHSNWDFNHFDGNFKLGRFLGKFQWALPYAGFRIQNNHEIMERKMTEEMGDDFHGKKTWFGQQKASKNKAAFIVGMQYLLPMLITADASVDQNGKVLFELSREDIPLSRRLRGNFSVNSDGEFKSGLRYIIQKYISVSGNYDNEMGWGAGITLTY
- a CDS encoding sigma-70 family RNA polymerase sigma factor, whose protein sequence is MRQLKITKQVTNRETASLDKYLQEIGKVELITADEEVDLAQRIRAGDRAALEKLIKANLRFVVSVSKQYQNQGLSLPDLINEGNLGLMKAAKRYDETRGFKFISYAVWWIRQSILQALAEQSRIVRLPLNKIGSINKINKAYAHLEQENERPPSPEELAEVLDMSEEDIKESMKNSGRHLSMDAPLVEGEDSNLYDVLRSGESPSPDKDLMLESLQIEIERALNTLTPREADLVRLYFGLNGKHPMTLEEIGETFDLTRERVRQIKEKAIKRLKHNTRSKILKSYLGK
- a CDS encoding S1/P1 nuclease, with protein sequence MKSIYSKILILAFITSSLYSYAWGLTGHRIIAEIAENHLSGKARREIKKIMGKERLAYWANWPDFIKSDTTGAWKEASAWHYVNIDPQTDFKAFEEKLKAQAGPSLYTQIKTLSSQIKDEKTSEKDRKIALIFLIHIMGDLAQPLHVGRAEDLGGNKINVTYFGEKTNLHSVWDGKLIDSQKYSYTEYSKLLDIKSDEEVKQIQKGTLEDWLYDSHKIANKIYAQTPNDSKLAYDYQYKFNDTVERQLLYGGLRLSKLLNDLF
- a CDS encoding type VI secretion system baseplate subunit TssG yields the protein MYENNIVDMNYNKLQTDFKAEAVAVNLLKYHRAVSNIFIERIGINDRAYLKDIKSISSNYLGFDEEVFTIETYREGIYDYLPEGLFHPPSLGASRKNVDTVVREIRKQKQVEEDARKFFRPFELEIFFTEISALLKEFDFEISSDTDSLLDTVSDLWPLINMLDKQNAYIFIYILPFFHQIRGDKKWFERCISAFLQVPVEITFSPNIVDGLEEENDSMLLGNSRLGVTYIPSGRHMDGQRNWVVNIGPIPYSDMKKYIVGNPFRKVLQALYDYFLPVSVDVEENFITEKKEYSFALEDDERNTNRLGYSTFL
- a CDS encoding TssN family type VI secretion system protein produces the protein MEISSVKGIFLRYILMPLFAVIMMVILGIIRRNKPAIKIKTIIIYVLLCSLCLAIPGIFGFAGNLFNPYWYLIAQIVYLILGIIHVNLSDRYFKKHFSSLTKSILFESVLSLTCIGFGGYLFYLIFNWMSKGTGYAIMSATSILVFLVPLVFHYCYIQLISIPVDIYKTWKYSPDQKLPDFEGADFDRLMVLNVELSKNLEDTNRFRIKAKTLPTGVTFGDWFYRVVDDYNHKNPNSIIHLSDEAKDPYYWIFYTKKSFFSFRKYIDFDQDITQNNVAENDVVICKRVIQHEEEGVRKAQSHTV
- a CDS encoding aminotransferase class V-fold PLP-dependent enzyme, translating into MNTDKIRDDIKGLSDGKIFLNNAGSSLMPTAVVDSMIDYLHQEEQLGGYEVANRNSELLEQFYDEAAKLINCKSSNIAFATSATEAFAKALSSIIFKEGDVVITTVDDYISNQITFISLQKKLNVKIVRVKNLSDNELDLEDLENLIKEHNPKLVAVTHIPTNSGLIQNVEGVGKICKQYDVLYLVDACQSVGQMAVDVEKIGCDFLTATGRKFMRGPRGTGFLYVSDRVLEQNYAPLLLDMRGANWTEYNDYELFKTAKRFEHWEISYASLLGFTEALKYANDIGLSNIEDYNRKLSEKLRKNIQNIGFKIWDQGNNLSSIITFSGSDGDLENIQKVLKENNIFFSVAYKNSALIDFTNKNIHGIVRLSPHYFNTLEEIEKVSEILKNSL
- a CDS encoding metal-dependent transcriptional regulator, translating into MRTTLTEENYLKALFHLVDNEGKVTINELSKFLNVKMPSVNNMMKKFAEKSWVIYESYKPLIVTEKGRCEAALVVRKHRLTEMFLVKKMNFGWENVHEIAEQLEHVHSTIFFDKMDEILDYPKFDPHGEPIPDKDGNIIAQDLQRLSNCIVGETVIFASVTLSDDAFLNYLTERKLLLNTKIKIIKIESFDKSVTIEVAGKQEILSRKATEKILVKK
- a CDS encoding threonine aldolase family protein; the protein is MKFSFKNDYSEGCHPNILQALLQDNIDQQAGYGEDEYSLKAKKSIKEKIKNPNSDIYFVSGGTQANLIVISSILRPYQCAVSASTGHILNNETGAIEATGHKILSIEKEDGKLTPADIIPVLDSHRNVPHQVMPKLVYISNSTELGTIYTLKELEELSSFCKENSLYLFMDGARIGHGLTSEISDLTLEKVAELTDVFYLGGTKNGALIGEAIVINNQELQQDFAFNIKQKGALLAKGRLLGIQFLELMKNDLYFDLAKHANQQAMKMKNAMKERGVQFLSDTYTNQIFPILKNDIIEKLSEKFEFYVWKKIDDNFSAIRLITSWNTGDEPVNDFIEIIKDQL